A genomic region of Kribbella sp. NBC_00382 contains the following coding sequences:
- a CDS encoding LysR family transcriptional regulator substrate-binding protein, which yields MTAPTFRLAYVPGVTPTKWVRIWNERLPRVALELVGVPAAEAAELVRGGGAEAALLRLSIDRDGLHAIPLYTETTVVVVPKDHLVTAAEEVTAADLADDVVLRPLDDTLEWEQLPGHPFAERPETTALAIELVAAGVGLLVVPQSLARLHHRKDLTYRPITDAPESQVVLSWPEGEPSELMEQLIGIIRGRTVNSSRQPVAAPKVKATDKAKAKAKAKKSAPARTPQRPQRGNRKR from the coding sequence GTGACAGCACCGACTTTCAGGCTCGCGTATGTCCCCGGCGTGACACCGACCAAGTGGGTGCGGATCTGGAACGAGCGGCTGCCCAGGGTCGCGCTCGAGCTGGTCGGCGTACCGGCTGCGGAGGCGGCTGAGCTCGTCCGGGGCGGGGGAGCGGAGGCCGCATTGTTGCGGTTGTCGATCGATCGGGACGGGTTGCACGCGATCCCGCTCTACACGGAGACGACGGTGGTCGTCGTGCCGAAGGATCATCTGGTGACGGCGGCCGAGGAGGTCACTGCGGCCGATCTCGCCGATGATGTCGTACTACGCCCGCTCGACGACACGCTCGAGTGGGAACAGTTGCCTGGTCACCCTTTCGCCGAGCGGCCGGAGACGACTGCGCTGGCGATCGAGCTGGTCGCGGCCGGAGTGGGGCTGCTCGTCGTACCGCAATCGCTGGCCAGGCTTCATCACCGCAAGGACCTGACGTACCGGCCGATCACCGACGCTCCCGAGTCCCAGGTCGTACTGAGCTGGCCCGAAGGCGAGCCGTCCGAACTGATGGAACAGCTGATCGGCATCATCCGCGGCCGTACCGTCAACAGTTCTCGCCAGCCGGTGGCCGCACCCAAGGTCAAGGCAACCGACAAAGCCAAGGCCAAGGCCAAGGCGAAGAAGTCGGCACCGGCCAGGACGCCCCAGCGCCCCCAGCGAGGTAATCGCAAGCGGTGA
- a CDS encoding DUF5997 family protein: MTSPKTSQTMKPATAAKKLGVYLEATPAEFQEGLVTRDELNSLQTDPPQWLRDLRANGPHPRPVVAARLAVSISGLARAGYTEPLTTAEIEELRAENPDWLQREREIQADVQAEAERVKEAKAAKAARH, from the coding sequence ATGACGTCGCCGAAGACCAGCCAGACAATGAAACCCGCAACGGCGGCCAAGAAGCTCGGTGTGTACCTCGAAGCCACGCCCGCGGAGTTCCAGGAAGGCCTCGTCACCCGCGACGAGCTCAACTCCCTGCAGACCGACCCGCCGCAGTGGCTGCGCGACCTGCGCGCCAACGGCCCGCACCCCCGCCCGGTCGTCGCCGCCCGCCTCGCCGTCTCCATCTCAGGCCTGGCCCGAGCCGGCTACACCGAGCCGCTCACCACCGCCGAGATCGAGGAACTCCGCGCCGAGAACCCGGATTGGCTCCAGCGCGAACGCGAGATCCAGGCGGACGTACAGGCCGAAGCCGAGCGCGTGAAGGAAGCCAAAGCAGCCAAGGCCGCCCGCCACTGA
- a CDS encoding VOC family protein — translation MAIFRLNHAVLYVRDVTASVAFYRDVLGFDYIEGGDAYQGAAFLRAPDSTNDHDLGLFQLGAEAGPSGAGKTTVGLYHLAWEVDTLGDLEDLQKALTTAGALVGQSDHGTTKSLYGKDPDGLEFEIVWIIPADQLTPEDKTKSGVSRLDLAAELAKYGRESRSGLGISRPNN, via the coding sequence ATGGCGATCTTCCGGCTGAACCACGCAGTCCTCTACGTCCGCGACGTCACCGCGAGTGTCGCCTTCTACCGCGACGTCCTCGGCTTCGACTACATCGAAGGCGGCGACGCCTACCAGGGCGCCGCCTTCCTCCGAGCCCCCGACTCGACCAACGACCACGACCTGGGCCTCTTCCAACTAGGCGCCGAGGCCGGCCCATCAGGCGCAGGCAAAACCACAGTCGGCCTCTACCACCTGGCCTGGGAGGTAGACACCCTGGGCGACCTCGAAGACCTCCAAAAAGCCCTGACCACCGCCGGCGCCCTGGTAGGCCAATCCGACCACGGCACCACCAAGTCCCTCTACGGCAAAGACCCCGACGGCCTGGAATTCGAAATCGTCTGGATCATCCCCGCAGACCAGCTAACCCCCGAAGACAAAACCAAATCCGGCGTCTCCCGCCTGGACCTAGCCGCCGAGCTAGCCAAATACGGCCGAGAATCCCGCAGCGGCCTAGGCATCTCCCGCCCGAACAACTGA
- a CDS encoding low temperature requirement protein A → MTARFRVRMRARPIDEPHRVSSPLELLFDLTFVVAIAAVVAQLAHGIEEGHTHDAVVPFLQVFFAIWWAWMNFTWFASSYDTDDIVYRLTTMVQMAGALVLAAGVPAAASHSDYKWITLGYLIMRLGLVSQWIRAGVEDPSCRTTAFRYAAGISLLQVGWILRVLLVHGVSAWTFLLLVVLELAVPLWAERAAKTSWHPHHIAERYGLFVIIVLGESVLAATAAVQDAVESEHVSFALIAVALCGLILIFAIWWLYFLHPAGSGLADRRHKSYQWGYIHYGIFCALAALGGGLEVSVAQAGHHLEASETTVAYAVAIPVSAFLILLHTVHSLISPNTITRRPTTAICAAAVLLVPLAAPTLTVTGVVAVITALVVLLTAATIAWPATTTTV, encoded by the coding sequence ATGACCGCGCGATTCCGGGTGCGGATGCGCGCCCGGCCGATCGACGAGCCGCATCGCGTCTCGAGTCCGCTCGAACTGCTCTTCGACCTCACCTTCGTGGTCGCGATCGCCGCGGTGGTGGCGCAGCTCGCGCACGGCATCGAGGAAGGGCACACCCACGACGCGGTCGTGCCCTTCCTGCAGGTGTTCTTCGCGATCTGGTGGGCGTGGATGAACTTCACCTGGTTCGCCTCGTCCTACGACACCGACGACATCGTCTATCGGCTGACCACGATGGTGCAGATGGCCGGTGCGCTGGTACTTGCGGCCGGCGTACCGGCTGCTGCGTCGCACTCGGACTACAAGTGGATCACGCTGGGCTACCTGATCATGCGGCTCGGCCTGGTGAGCCAATGGATCCGGGCCGGGGTGGAAGATCCGTCCTGCCGTACTACGGCTTTCCGGTATGCGGCCGGGATCTCGCTCCTGCAGGTCGGCTGGATATTGCGGGTTCTGCTGGTGCACGGCGTCAGCGCGTGGACCTTCCTGCTGCTGGTCGTCCTCGAGCTGGCTGTCCCGTTGTGGGCCGAGCGCGCCGCGAAGACCAGTTGGCATCCACATCACATCGCGGAGCGGTACGGGCTCTTCGTCATCATCGTCCTCGGTGAGAGCGTGCTGGCCGCGACTGCAGCAGTCCAGGATGCGGTGGAGTCAGAACACGTCAGCTTCGCCCTGATCGCGGTAGCCCTCTGCGGCCTGATCCTGATCTTCGCCATCTGGTGGCTGTACTTCCTCCACCCCGCCGGCTCGGGCCTGGCAGATCGCCGCCACAAGTCGTACCAGTGGGGCTACATCCACTACGGCATCTTCTGCGCCCTCGCAGCACTGGGCGGCGGCCTAGAGGTCAGCGTCGCCCAAGCCGGCCACCACCTAGAAGCCTCAGAAACAACCGTCGCCTACGCCGTAGCCATCCCGGTGAGCGCGTTCCTCATCCTGCTGCACACGGTCCACTCGCTGATCAGCCCCAACACCATCACCCGCCGCCCAACAACCGCCATCTGCGCCGCGGCCGTCCTACTAGTCCCCCTCGCAGCCCCAACCCTCACCGTCACCGGCGTCGTAGCAGTCATCACAGCCCTTGTAGTACTGCTGACCGCCGCCACCATCGCCTGGCCCGCCACAACCACAACCGTCTAG
- a CDS encoding cupin domain-containing protein — MTDTQVEEGVLQDKGVPGSGAWQNGLTMLQSATPPHISEQAEVMTAIIEYPPGDPGAPPHRHSGPAFGYMLEGEMWFELEGEAPRAIKAGEAFWEPGGDVIHYRDGNNRSDVPSKFVVTMLGVPGQPMFTVVSDKELEERKGRRVPPQS; from the coding sequence ATGACGGACACGCAGGTAGAAGAAGGCGTCCTGCAGGACAAGGGCGTACCGGGCTCGGGAGCCTGGCAGAACGGGCTCACCATGCTGCAGTCGGCGACCCCGCCGCACATCTCCGAGCAGGCCGAGGTGATGACGGCGATCATCGAGTACCCGCCGGGTGACCCGGGCGCTCCGCCGCACCGGCACTCCGGACCGGCCTTCGGCTACATGCTGGAGGGGGAGATGTGGTTCGAGCTGGAGGGTGAGGCGCCGCGGGCGATCAAGGCCGGCGAGGCGTTCTGGGAGCCGGGCGGCGACGTCATCCACTACCGCGACGGCAACAACCGTTCGGACGTCCCGAGCAAGTTCGTCGTTACCATGCTCGGCGTACCGGGTCAGCCGATGTTCACCGTCGTCAGCGACAAGGAACTCGAAGAGCGCAAGGGCCGGCGGGTTCCGCCGCAGTCATGA
- a CDS encoding SDR family oxidoreductase, which yields MKIVVVGGTGLIGSKVVAKLGEHGHEAVAASPASGVNTLTGEGLEQVLKGADVVIDVSNSPSFEEAAATEFFETSNTNLLAAEKEAGVGHHVALSVVGTDRLAKADNDPKSTSGYFRAKLLQENLIQQSGIPYSIVHATQFYEFAAAIADTGTEGDTVRMPGALIQPMAAEDVAKAVGRAAVAPATNGITEVGGPEQYELDEFIRIALASRKDARTVVQDPNATYFGIAVSERSLVPEGDALLGDVHFGDWLAAQAAEGK from the coding sequence ATGAAGATCGTCGTGGTCGGCGGCACTGGACTGATCGGCTCGAAAGTCGTCGCGAAGCTGGGAGAGCACGGCCACGAGGCCGTCGCCGCCTCGCCCGCGTCGGGTGTCAACACGCTCACCGGCGAGGGCCTCGAGCAGGTGCTCAAGGGTGCGGACGTGGTGATCGATGTCTCGAACTCGCCGAGCTTCGAGGAGGCGGCGGCGACCGAGTTCTTCGAGACCTCCAACACCAACCTGCTGGCCGCCGAGAAGGAGGCCGGGGTCGGGCACCACGTCGCGCTGTCGGTCGTCGGTACGGACCGGCTGGCGAAGGCGGACAACGACCCGAAGTCCACCAGCGGGTACTTCCGGGCGAAGCTGCTGCAGGAGAACCTCATCCAGCAGTCGGGCATCCCGTACTCAATCGTGCACGCGACCCAGTTCTACGAGTTCGCCGCGGCGATCGCGGACACCGGTACCGAGGGCGACACGGTCCGGATGCCGGGTGCGCTGATCCAGCCGATGGCGGCCGAGGACGTTGCGAAGGCAGTCGGACGGGCCGCGGTTGCGCCGGCGACCAACGGGATCACCGAGGTCGGTGGGCCGGAGCAGTACGAGTTGGACGAGTTCATCCGGATCGCGCTTGCTTCGCGCAAGGACGCGCGCACGGTGGTACAGGACCCGAACGCGACGTACTTCGGGATCGCGGTCTCGGAGCGGTCGCTGGTACCGGAAGGCGATGCGCTGCTCGGTGACGTCCACTTCGGCGACTGGCTCGCGGCGCAGGCCGCGGAAGGGAAGTAG
- a CDS encoding DHA2 family efflux MFS transporter permease subunit, producing the protein MATAELRSAAGVAVVSATILASTIGFLDASVVSVAIPAIGTDLHAGVAALQWVVTGYLVTVAALLLVAGGLSDRYGRRRLLVAGLILTLAASVLCALANSVGLLIAARILQGVGGALTVPSSLALLNATLRPEDRARGIGLWAGLATLGMAIGPYAGGWLVDHASWQWLFLLNLPLGIAALLVLRHVKESLDENASGRLDLLGAALTVAGFGGVIYALTEGSAHGWSRPAVIPAGLIGLVCVIALFPLESRRQAPVIRLRLFKSRQFDAINLSTFLFYAALGGAGYILYLQLELQLNYSATAAGAALIPSTVVFLLISPLSGALVARAGPRWMMAIGITLVGIGFVYLTGLGPGSTYLGGLLPGILLEGVGLGIAVTPLTAAVLAAVDNADLGEASAINNTVARIGGVAAIALLPALAGGAGLNLKETISASYRPAMIATAALCFAAAAVAAVFVSRTAGVAAPRIAPAPPHGCIADCLSQPLESGR; encoded by the coding sequence GTGGCGACTGCGGAACTGCGTAGTGCGGCGGGGGTGGCGGTAGTCAGCGCGACCATCCTGGCCTCGACCATCGGGTTCCTGGATGCGTCGGTGGTCAGCGTCGCGATTCCTGCGATCGGTACCGACCTCCACGCAGGCGTCGCGGCGCTCCAGTGGGTGGTGACCGGCTACCTGGTCACAGTCGCCGCACTGTTGCTCGTCGCGGGCGGCCTGTCCGACCGGTACGGCCGGCGGCGCCTGCTCGTCGCGGGGCTGATCCTCACCCTGGCCGCCTCGGTGCTCTGCGCACTCGCCAACTCGGTCGGTCTGCTGATCGCGGCGAGAATCCTGCAGGGCGTGGGCGGTGCGTTGACCGTACCGAGCAGCCTGGCCCTACTCAACGCGACCCTGCGTCCGGAGGACCGCGCCCGGGGCATCGGGCTGTGGGCGGGCCTGGCGACCCTCGGGATGGCGATCGGCCCGTACGCCGGTGGCTGGCTGGTCGACCACGCGTCCTGGCAGTGGCTCTTCCTGCTCAACCTGCCCCTGGGGATCGCTGCCCTGCTGGTACTGCGCCACGTCAAGGAGAGCCTCGACGAGAATGCCAGTGGACGGCTCGACCTGCTGGGTGCGGCGCTGACCGTGGCCGGCTTCGGCGGCGTCATCTACGCACTGACCGAAGGATCGGCCCACGGCTGGTCCCGTCCCGCGGTGATACCGGCCGGTCTGATCGGACTCGTCTGCGTGATCGCCCTCTTCCCGCTCGAGTCCCGGCGCCAGGCACCGGTCATCAGGCTCCGGCTGTTCAAGTCGCGCCAGTTCGATGCGATCAACCTGAGCACGTTCCTGTTCTATGCGGCGCTCGGCGGAGCCGGCTACATCCTGTATCTGCAACTCGAACTGCAGTTGAACTACAGCGCCACCGCGGCCGGCGCCGCCCTCATCCCGTCCACGGTCGTCTTCCTGCTGATCTCACCCCTGAGCGGCGCACTCGTCGCGCGCGCCGGTCCCCGCTGGATGATGGCGATCGGGATCACGTTGGTCGGCATCGGCTTCGTCTACCTGACCGGGCTCGGCCCCGGGTCGACCTACCTGGGCGGCCTCCTCCCCGGGATCCTGCTCGAGGGCGTCGGGCTCGGCATCGCCGTGACTCCCCTGACAGCCGCTGTACTGGCAGCCGTTGACAACGCGGATCTCGGTGAGGCGTCGGCGATCAACAACACGGTCGCGCGGATCGGCGGTGTCGCGGCGATCGCACTGCTCCCCGCCCTGGCTGGTGGCGCCGGGCTCAACCTCAAGGAGACGATCTCGGCCAGCTACCGGCCGGCGATGATCGCCACCGCGGCGCTGTGCTTCGCCGCCGCGGCGGTAGCCGCCGTCTTCGTCTCGAGGACCGCCGGCGTCGCCGCGCCGAGAATCGCTCCCGCGCCACCGCATGGCTGCATCGCCGACTGTCTGTCCCAGCCTCTAGAATCCGGCCGGTGA
- the lexA gene encoding transcriptional repressor LexA: MTYDDLDPFEQLNAAGLPERQQKILVAIRDWVVKHGYSPSTRQIGEAVGLRSSSTVSRHLTSLEEKGFLSRSQSMSRPIDVRMFLQDNQAPTQTDDSVSVPVVGDIAAGTPISAIEHLDDSLMLPRELTGRGTIFALRVRGDSMIDAAICDGDMVVIRQQSEAHSGQIVAAMIDEEATVKVYRRRNGHVYLEPRNPAYEVIDGDNATILGIVVSVLRSV; this comes from the coding sequence GTGACCTACGACGACCTTGACCCCTTCGAGCAGTTGAACGCCGCCGGCCTTCCCGAGCGGCAGCAGAAGATTCTGGTGGCGATCCGGGACTGGGTGGTCAAGCACGGGTACTCGCCGAGCACCCGGCAGATCGGTGAGGCCGTCGGCCTGCGCTCGTCGTCCACGGTCTCCCGGCACCTGACCAGCCTGGAGGAGAAGGGCTTCCTCAGCCGCAGCCAGTCGATGTCGCGGCCGATCGACGTCCGGATGTTCCTGCAGGACAACCAGGCACCGACCCAGACGGACGACTCGGTCTCCGTCCCGGTGGTCGGCGACATCGCGGCCGGTACGCCGATCTCCGCGATCGAGCACCTCGACGACTCGCTCATGCTGCCGCGCGAGCTGACCGGCCGCGGCACCATCTTCGCGTTGCGGGTCCGCGGCGACTCGATGATCGACGCGGCCATCTGCGACGGCGACATGGTGGTGATCCGGCAGCAGTCCGAGGCGCACTCGGGCCAGATCGTCGCGGCGATGATCGACGAGGAGGCGACCGTCAAGGTGTACCGGCGCCGCAACGGCCACGTCTACCTGGAGCCGCGCAACCCGGCGTACGAGGTGATCGACGGCGACAACGCGACCATCCTCGGCATCGTCGTCTCAGTACTACGCAGTGTCTGA
- a CDS encoding TIGR03618 family F420-dependent PPOX class oxidoreductase produces the protein MTTLAEVVALASEDQGLAVVSTLRADQTIQSSLVNAGVLDHPETGSPVLAFVTYGKVKLANLRVRPQLSVTFRKGWKWGTVEGRAQLAGPDDPQPWLDAESLRLLLRNIFIAAGGTHDDWDEYDRVMAEQHRTAVLITPERVYG, from the coding sequence ATGACGACCTTGGCTGAAGTAGTAGCGCTGGCGAGCGAAGACCAGGGGCTCGCCGTGGTCTCCACGCTGCGCGCCGACCAGACCATCCAGTCCTCGCTGGTGAACGCCGGCGTGCTCGACCATCCGGAGACGGGCTCACCCGTCCTCGCCTTCGTCACCTACGGCAAGGTGAAGCTGGCCAACCTCCGGGTACGTCCGCAGTTGTCGGTCACCTTCCGCAAGGGCTGGAAGTGGGGCACCGTCGAGGGACGGGCCCAGCTCGCCGGCCCGGACGACCCGCAGCCGTGGCTCGACGCCGAGTCGCTGCGGCTTCTGCTCCGCAACATCTTCATAGCCGCCGGCGGTACGCATGACGATTGGGACGAGTACGACCGGGTGATGGCCGAGCAGCACCGCACCGCAGTACTGATCACACCGGAACGCGTTTACGGCTGA